A genomic stretch from Bradyrhizobium quebecense includes:
- a CDS encoding pyridoxal-phosphate-dependent aminotransferase family protein, whose product MTVHTGRHFLQIPGPTNVPDRVLRAMDMPTMDHRGAEFAEIGFAVLSAMQRVFRTKQPVIIYPSSGTGAWEAAIVNTLQPGDKVLMCETGQFAVLWHGIADKFKLDVDFIPGDWRHGADLEQIEARLSADKAHKIKAVCVVHNETSTACVTYPRDVRKILDTLKHPALLMVDTISGLGSLEYEHDAWGIDVSIAGSQKGLMLPPGLGFNAVSEKALAVAKANPGMRSYWDWQEVININKAGTWPYTPATNLLFGLREAVKMLEEEGLDNVFARHKRHSEATRASIKVWGLETQCQEQGAHSPALTAVRVPDGHDADHFRKVVLENFDMSLGTGLNKVKGKVFRIGHIGHFNDLMLMGTLSGVEMGLDLAKVPHRSGGVLAAMEVLKGRDPSQASKAVA is encoded by the coding sequence ATGACCGTGCACACTGGAAGGCATTTTCTGCAGATTCCGGGACCGACCAACGTGCCGGACCGGGTGCTGCGGGCGATGGACATGCCGACCATGGACCATCGCGGTGCCGAATTCGCCGAGATCGGCTTTGCCGTGCTTTCTGCGATGCAGCGTGTGTTCCGCACCAAGCAGCCCGTGATCATCTACCCCTCGTCGGGGACGGGCGCCTGGGAGGCCGCGATCGTCAACACTCTGCAGCCGGGCGACAAGGTCCTGATGTGCGAGACCGGCCAGTTCGCGGTGCTGTGGCACGGCATCGCCGACAAGTTCAAGCTCGACGTCGATTTCATTCCGGGTGACTGGCGCCACGGCGCCGACCTCGAGCAGATCGAGGCCAGGCTGTCCGCCGACAAGGCGCACAAGATCAAGGCCGTCTGCGTGGTCCATAACGAGACCTCGACCGCCTGCGTCACCTATCCGCGCGACGTCCGCAAGATCCTCGACACCTTGAAGCATCCGGCGCTCCTGATGGTCGACACCATCTCCGGCCTCGGCTCGCTGGAATATGAACACGATGCCTGGGGCATCGACGTCTCGATCGCCGGCTCCCAGAAGGGGCTGATGCTGCCGCCCGGCCTCGGCTTCAACGCCGTGTCGGAGAAGGCGCTTGCCGTGGCCAAGGCCAATCCGGGGATGCGTTCCTATTGGGATTGGCAGGAGGTCATCAACATCAACAAGGCCGGCACCTGGCCGTATACGCCAGCGACCAACCTGCTGTTCGGCCTGCGCGAGGCCGTGAAGATGCTGGAGGAGGAGGGGCTGGACAATGTCTTCGCCCGCCACAAGCGCCACAGCGAAGCGACGCGTGCCTCCATCAAGGTCTGGGGGCTGGAGACGCAGTGCCAGGAGCAGGGCGCGCATTCGCCGGCGCTGACCGCGGTGCGCGTGCCCGATGGCCACGATGCCGATCACTTCCGCAAGGTCGTGCTTGAGAATTTCGACATGTCGCTCGGCACCGGCCTCAACAAGGTCAAGGGCAAGGTGTTCCGGATCGGGCATATCGGCCACTTCAACGATTTGATGCTGATGGGCACGCTGTCCGGCGTCGAGATGGGTCTTGATCTGGCCAAGGTGCCGCATCGCAGCGGCGGTGTGCTGGCGGCGATGGAGGTCCTCAAGGGACGTGACCCATCGCAGGCGTCGAAAGCCGTTGCTTGA
- a CDS encoding GFA family protein: MVPKAAVLIQGKPKIYSSSESGQRSFCPTCGAGLFFSNGILDRMGMMQVRIAALDDPNSISPRVQVQTAERVGWVGSLHELPAFERFPS; the protein is encoded by the coding sequence ATGGTCCCGAAGGCCGCGGTATTGATCCAAGGGAAGCCGAAGATCTATTCGTCTTCAGAAAGCGGCCAGCGCTCGTTCTGCCCGACGTGCGGCGCGGGGCTGTTCTTCAGCAATGGCATTCTCGACCGGATGGGCATGATGCAGGTCAGGATCGCTGCGCTCGACGATCCCAATTCGATCTCGCCCCGGGTTCAGGTGCAGACTGCCGAGCGCGTCGGATGGGTAGGGTCCCTTCACGAACTTCCGGCCTTCGAGCGCTTCCCGAGTTGA
- a CDS encoding MFS transporter: MRLRFKATHVVLAMLCVMYFITYVDRVNIGTAASEIQKELGLSNTELGLVFSAFAYPYLLFQVIGGWVGDRFGPRQTLFWCGMIWAAATIMTGFVHGLAALFIARFALGFGEGATFPTATRAMQYWTPANRRGFAQGLTHAFARLGNAVTPPVVALLILWLTWRGAFVVLGVVSLIWGVAWIWYFRNEPRDHGSITEAELATLPPRPQGERPKVPWGPLLQRMWPVTLTYFCYGWCLWLYLNWLPLFFKNNYSLDLKNSALFASGVFFAGVVGDSIGGVLSDRILERTGNVRLARLSVTIVGFAGALLSLMPILFVHDITVVALCLSAGFFCAELVIGPMWSIPMDIAAKYSGTAAGIMNSGSAFAAIVSPLVAGFVIDATGNWYLPFLMSMGLLLLGGFSAFLMHPERPFEEAGELAAPRKVVAAE; this comes from the coding sequence ATGAGGCTTCGGTTCAAGGCCACCCATGTCGTGTTGGCCATGCTCTGCGTGATGTATTTCATCACCTATGTCGACCGCGTCAACATCGGCACCGCGGCCAGCGAGATCCAGAAGGAGCTCGGCCTGTCCAACACCGAGCTCGGCCTGGTATTCTCGGCCTTCGCCTATCCGTATCTGCTGTTCCAGGTGATCGGCGGCTGGGTCGGCGATCGTTTCGGGCCACGCCAGACCTTGTTCTGGTGCGGCATGATCTGGGCCGCGGCGACCATCATGACCGGCTTCGTCCACGGTCTCGCCGCGCTGTTCATCGCGCGCTTCGCGCTCGGGTTCGGCGAAGGGGCGACGTTCCCGACCGCGACCCGCGCCATGCAGTACTGGACGCCTGCGAACCGCCGCGGCTTCGCGCAAGGCCTGACACACGCGTTTGCGCGGCTCGGCAACGCGGTGACCCCGCCGGTGGTCGCGCTCCTGATCCTCTGGCTGACATGGCGCGGTGCATTCGTGGTGCTCGGCGTCGTCAGTCTCATCTGGGGTGTTGCGTGGATCTGGTACTTCCGCAACGAGCCTAGGGACCACGGCTCCATCACGGAGGCCGAGCTTGCGACGTTGCCGCCGCGCCCGCAGGGCGAGCGGCCGAAGGTGCCGTGGGGGCCGCTGTTGCAGCGGATGTGGCCGGTGACGCTGACGTATTTCTGCTACGGCTGGTGCCTGTGGCTCTACCTCAACTGGCTGCCGCTGTTCTTCAAGAACAACTACAGCCTCGATCTGAAGAACTCGGCGCTGTTCGCATCCGGCGTGTTCTTTGCCGGCGTCGTCGGCGACAGCATCGGCGGCGTCCTCTCCGACCGCATCCTCGAGCGCACAGGCAATGTGCGGCTGGCGCGGCTCAGCGTGACGATCGTGGGATTCGCGGGCGCACTGCTCTCGCTGATGCCGATCCTGTTCGTCCACGACATCACGGTGGTCGCGCTCTGCCTGTCGGCCGGGTTCTTCTGCGCCGAGCTCGTGATCGGCCCGATGTGGTCGATCCCGATGGACATCGCGGCGAAATATTCCGGCACCGCCGCGGGGATCATGAACAGCGGCTCGGCGTTCGCGGCGATCGTCTCGCCGCTGGTCGCCGGTTTCGTCATCGACGCCACCGGAAACTGGTACCTGCCGTTCCTGATGTCGATGGGCCTGCTGTTGCTTGGTGGTTTCTCAGCGTTCCTGATGCATCCGGAGCGCCCGTTCGAGGAGGCCGGCGAGTTGGCCGCGCCGCGAAAGGTGGTGGCCGCCGAATGA
- a CDS encoding pyridoxal-phosphate-dependent aminotransferase family protein translates to MHQGRHFLQIPGPSPVPDRILRAMDMPVIDHRSAEFAELGRTVLEGSGKIFQTAGPVVIFPSSGTGAWEAAIVNTLSPGDKVLMVETGHFATLWRQLAGRFGIEVDFIAGDWRRGADPALIEARLAADTAHSIKAVMVVHNETSTGATSRIADIRAAIDRTAHPALLMVDTISSLGSVDYRHDEWKVDVSVSCSQKGFMLPPGLGFNAISEKARAASRTNKMPRSYFDWEEMLKPNAKGFFPYTPATNLLYGLREAIAMLLEEGLDNVFARHRRLAAATRAAVNQWGLENLCQEPSEFSPVLTAVLMPPGHDADQFRKAVLDNFNMSLGAGLSKVAGKVFRIGHLGECNELTLLGALTGVEMGLSVAGVPHRSGGVEAAMRLLEQRDQRNASHLKVVST, encoded by the coding sequence ATGCATCAAGGACGCCATTTTCTACAGATTCCAGGGCCGAGCCCCGTGCCGGATCGCATTCTTCGCGCGATGGACATGCCGGTCATCGACCACCGGAGCGCGGAGTTTGCCGAGCTTGGCCGCACCGTGCTCGAGGGAAGCGGCAAGATCTTCCAGACCGCGGGCCCGGTGGTGATCTTCCCGTCGTCGGGCACCGGCGCCTGGGAAGCCGCGATCGTCAACACGCTGTCGCCGGGCGACAAGGTTTTGATGGTCGAGACCGGGCACTTCGCCACCCTGTGGCGGCAGCTCGCCGGCCGTTTCGGCATCGAGGTCGACTTCATAGCCGGCGATTGGCGGCGCGGCGCCGATCCTGCGTTGATCGAGGCAAGGCTTGCCGCCGACACCGCGCACAGCATCAAGGCGGTGATGGTCGTCCACAACGAGACCTCGACCGGCGCGACGAGCCGGATCGCCGACATCCGTGCCGCCATCGACCGCACCGCGCATCCGGCGCTCTTGATGGTCGATACCATTTCCTCGCTCGGCTCGGTCGATTACCGGCACGACGAGTGGAAGGTCGATGTCAGCGTCAGCTGCTCGCAGAAGGGTTTTATGCTGCCGCCCGGCCTCGGCTTCAACGCCATTTCGGAAAAGGCGCGCGCCGCGTCCCGTACCAACAAGATGCCGCGCTCCTATTTCGATTGGGAGGAAATGCTGAAGCCGAACGCCAAGGGCTTCTTCCCCTATACGCCGGCGACGAACCTGCTCTACGGGCTGCGCGAGGCGATCGCGATGCTGCTGGAAGAGGGGCTCGACAACGTATTCGCCCGCCATCGGCGGCTCGCCGCCGCGACGCGCGCGGCCGTCAACCAATGGGGGCTCGAGAATCTCTGCCAGGAGCCGTCGGAGTTCTCGCCGGTGCTGACGGCGGTGTTGATGCCGCCCGGCCATGATGCCGATCAGTTCCGCAAGGCCGTGCTCGACAATTTCAACATGTCGCTCGGTGCCGGCCTGTCGAAGGTCGCCGGCAAGGTGTTCCGCATCGGTCATCTCGGCGAGTGCAATGAGCTGACGCTGCTCGGCGCGCTCACCGGCGTCGAGATGGGGCTGTCGGTTGCCGGCGTGCCGCACCGCTCGGGCGGCGTCGAGGCGGCGATGCGGCTGCTCGAGCAGCGCGATCAACGCAACGCGTCGCATCTGAAGGTGGTCAGCACTTAA
- a CDS encoding GntR family transcriptional regulator, whose translation MKSAIPESGVPITEPAAGNSSDRQEVSLHGEILLRLRDHVVEGNIPEGGRVPERQLCEMLGISRTPLREALKVLAAEGLIELLPNRGARVRQLSQRDLEELFDVMAGLESLAGRLACENITDEEIAAIERLHYEMYGHYLHRDMHGYFQTNQQIHESIVAAARNETLKTTYANFAGRIRRVRYSANFARKRQRWAEAMREHEAILDALRRRAGSELSDILFGHLRNKRSAAIEHLAEGPDSGQEATPQGS comes from the coding sequence ATGAAATCTGCGATTCCCGAGTCCGGGGTTCCGATCACCGAGCCCGCCGCCGGCAACAGCAGCGACCGCCAGGAGGTCTCGCTTCACGGCGAGATCCTGCTGCGGCTCCGCGACCACGTGGTGGAAGGCAACATTCCGGAGGGCGGGCGCGTTCCGGAACGCCAGCTGTGCGAAATGCTGGGGATCTCCAGGACGCCACTGCGCGAGGCGCTCAAGGTGCTGGCCGCCGAAGGCCTGATCGAGCTCTTGCCCAATCGCGGCGCGCGGGTGCGCCAGCTCAGCCAGCGCGACCTCGAGGAACTGTTCGACGTCATGGCCGGACTGGAGAGCCTGGCCGGACGGCTGGCCTGCGAGAACATCACGGACGAGGAAATCGCGGCGATCGAGCGACTGCACTACGAGATGTACGGTCACTATCTGCACCGCGACATGCACGGCTACTTCCAGACCAACCAGCAGATCCACGAGAGCATCGTCGCGGCTGCGCGCAACGAGACGCTGAAGACCACCTACGCCAACTTCGCGGGCCGGATCCGCCGCGTGCGCTACTCCGCCAATTTCGCCCGCAAGCGGCAACGCTGGGCCGAGGCGATGCGCGAGCACGAGGCGATCCTCGATGCGCTGCGCCGCCGCGCTGGAAGCGAGCTCAGCGACATCCTGTTCGGACATCTGCGCAACAAGCGGAGCGCTGCTATCGAGCACCTCGCCGAGGGACCGGACAGCGGCCAAGAGGCGACGCCTCAAGGCAGCTAG
- a CDS encoding FAD-binding and (Fe-S)-binding domain-containing protein, with translation MKNASSLEQRLRSDLTGDVFFDAFNRGRYATDASFYQIMPAGVVVPRTVDEALRTLAIVRDAGRIVTPRGGGTSQCGQTVNDGIVVDLSKHLNRILSLDVENRTCVVEPGIVLDDLNRQLKKHGLWFPVDVSTASRATIGGMAGNNSCGGRSLRYGTMRDNTLSMDAALADGTLLHFGEVPRDLTRINASDNGSKLFRDMLDLGEREAAEIADKFPKVQRRVGGYNLDALVPRNAPNNMAHLLVGSEGTLAFTTQVELKLWPVIRNKALGVCHFGSFYEAMDAAQHLVKLRPIAVELVDRTMIALGREIAMFQPIISAAVRGDPDAILVVEFAEEDQADNLARLKQLDELMADLGFGWDKPPRKWGGVVEIVEPALQSGIADFRAAGLNVMMSMKQEGKPVSFVEDCAVPRPHLADYTERLNAVFAKHGTRGTMYAHASEGCLHVRPVLNLKLEKDVKAMRAIAEEAFALVREYKGSHSGEHGDGLVRSEFHETMFGARIVADFREVKQRFDPDNTLNPGKIVDPPDMDDRSLFRYSPEYRVGELKTALDWSAYPGAGGGFQGAVEMCNNNGACRKLEGGVMCPSYRATRNEKDVTRGRANTLRLAISGQLGADALASDEMMDTLKLCVSCKACRHECPTGVDMAKMKIEVLAARAASHGLSLRDRLVGYLPRYVDLASRFAPLANWRNRSPLLRALFETLAGISAKRALPEFRRDTFRPDVEVMGPRDGREVVLFADTFNRGYERENLDAAIEVLVAGGYRVHLPKPSDGGRPPCCGRTFLSAGLVEQARAELDRLVATYAPFAARGVPIIGLEPSCLLTLRDELLSLRSDDAAKTVSARALLFEEFLVREAEAGRLALPLGAVASKAVVHGHCHQKSFGALKPVEKVLRLVPGLEVKTIESSCCGMAGAFGYGADTYQASIEMAELSLLPAVRSADQDALIVADGTSCRHQIKDGSGRTPLHVASVLAMSLKRAKSNSDQSLPTKDKAHG, from the coding sequence ATGAAGAACGCCTCATCGCTCGAACAGCGCCTGCGGTCCGACCTGACCGGCGACGTGTTTTTCGATGCCTTCAACCGCGGCCGCTACGCGACCGACGCCTCGTTCTACCAGATCATGCCGGCCGGCGTGGTGGTGCCGCGCACCGTCGACGAGGCGTTGCGCACGCTTGCGATCGTCCGCGACGCCGGGCGGATCGTGACCCCGCGCGGCGGCGGCACCTCGCAATGCGGTCAGACCGTCAATGACGGCATCGTGGTCGACCTCTCCAAGCATCTGAACCGTATCCTCTCGCTCGACGTCGAGAACCGGACTTGCGTGGTCGAGCCCGGCATCGTGCTCGACGACCTCAACCGCCAACTGAAGAAACACGGGCTGTGGTTTCCGGTCGACGTCTCGACCGCGTCGCGCGCCACGATCGGCGGCATGGCCGGCAACAATTCCTGCGGCGGCCGCTCGCTGCGCTACGGCACCATGCGCGACAATACGCTGTCGATGGATGCAGCGCTCGCCGACGGCACGCTGCTGCATTTCGGCGAGGTGCCGCGCGACCTGACGCGGATCAATGCGTCCGACAACGGATCGAAGCTGTTCCGCGACATGCTCGATCTCGGAGAGCGCGAGGCGGCCGAGATCGCGGACAAATTCCCCAAGGTGCAGCGCCGCGTCGGCGGTTATAACCTCGATGCGCTGGTGCCGCGCAACGCGCCGAACAACATGGCGCATCTCCTCGTCGGCTCGGAGGGGACGCTCGCCTTCACGACGCAGGTCGAGCTCAAGCTGTGGCCCGTGATCCGCAACAAGGCGCTCGGCGTCTGCCATTTCGGCAGCTTCTACGAGGCGATGGACGCGGCCCAGCATCTGGTGAAGCTGCGGCCGATCGCAGTCGAGCTGGTCGATCGCACCATGATCGCGCTCGGCCGCGAGATCGCGATGTTTCAGCCGATCATTTCCGCGGCGGTGCGCGGCGATCCCGACGCGATCCTGGTTGTCGAGTTCGCCGAGGAAGATCAGGCCGACAACCTCGCCCGCCTGAAGCAGCTCGACGAGCTGATGGCCGATCTCGGTTTCGGCTGGGACAAGCCACCGCGCAAATGGGGCGGCGTGGTCGAGATCGTCGAGCCCGCGCTGCAATCCGGCATCGCCGATTTCCGCGCCGCCGGCCTCAACGTCATGATGTCGATGAAGCAGGAGGGCAAGCCGGTCTCGTTCGTCGAGGATTGCGCAGTGCCGCGGCCGCATCTCGCCGACTACACCGAACGGCTCAATGCCGTCTTCGCCAAACACGGCACCCGCGGCACGATGTATGCGCATGCCTCCGAAGGCTGCCTGCATGTGCGCCCGGTGCTCAATCTCAAGCTCGAGAAGGACGTCAAGGCAATGCGCGCCATTGCCGAGGAAGCCTTCGCGTTGGTGCGCGAATACAAGGGCTCGCATTCCGGCGAGCACGGCGATGGCCTGGTGCGCTCGGAGTTCCACGAGACGATGTTCGGCGCGCGCATCGTGGCCGATTTCCGCGAGGTCAAGCAGCGCTTCGATCCGGACAATACGCTCAACCCGGGCAAGATCGTCGATCCGCCTGACATGGACGACCGCTCGCTGTTTCGCTATTCGCCGGAGTATCGCGTCGGCGAATTGAAGACGGCGCTGGACTGGTCGGCCTATCCCGGCGCCGGCGGCGGCTTCCAGGGCGCGGTCGAGATGTGCAACAACAACGGCGCCTGCCGCAAGCTCGAAGGCGGCGTGATGTGCCCGTCCTATCGGGCGACGCGCAACGAGAAGGACGTTACCCGCGGCCGCGCCAATACGTTGCGGTTGGCGATCTCGGGCCAGTTGGGTGCGGACGCGCTGGCCTCCGACGAGATGATGGACACGCTGAAACTCTGCGTCTCCTGCAAGGCGTGCCGCCATGAATGCCCGACCGGCGTCGACATGGCCAAGATGAAGATCGAGGTGCTGGCCGCCCGCGCCGCGTCGCACGGCCTGTCGCTGCGCGACCGGCTGGTCGGCTACCTGCCGCGCTATGTCGATCTCGCCTCGCGCTTCGCCCCGCTCGCGAACTGGCGCAACCGCAGCCCGCTGCTGCGTGCGTTGTTCGAGACACTCGCCGGCATCAGCGCCAAACGCGCGCTGCCGGAATTTCGCCGCGACACCTTCCGGCCGGACGTCGAGGTGATGGGGCCGCGTGACGGCCGCGAAGTCGTGCTGTTCGCCGATACGTTCAACCGCGGCTATGAGCGGGAGAATCTCGATGCCGCAATCGAGGTCCTGGTCGCCGGCGGCTATCGCGTGCATCTGCCCAAACCGTCGGACGGCGGCCGCCCGCCATGCTGCGGACGCACGTTCCTGTCGGCGGGCCTGGTGGAACAGGCCCGTGCCGAGCTCGACCGGCTGGTTGCGACCTACGCGCCGTTCGCGGCGCGCGGCGTGCCGATCATTGGCCTCGAGCCGAGCTGCCTTCTGACCCTGCGCGACGAGCTGCTGTCGCTGCGTTCCGATGACGCCGCGAAGACCGTCAGCGCGCGCGCCCTGCTGTTCGAGGAATTTTTGGTGCGAGAGGCCGAGGCTGGGCGCCTCGCTCTGCCGCTTGGCGCAGTCGCTAGCAAGGCCGTCGTGCACGGTCATTGCCACCAGAAATCCTTTGGCGCGCTCAAGCCGGTGGAGAAAGTGCTGCGGCTGGTGCCGGGCCTCGAGGTCAAGACCATCGAGTCGAGCTGCTGCGGCATGGCCGGCGCGTTCGGCTACGGCGCGGACACCTATCAGGCCTCGATCGAGATGGCGGAGCTGTCGCTGCTGCCGGCAGTCCGCAGCGCGGATCAGGATGCGCTGATCGTGGCCGACGGCACCTCATGCCGGCACCAGATCAAGGACGGCAGCGGACGCACGCCGCTGCATGTCGCCAGCGTATTGGCGATGAGCCTGAAACGTGCGAAATCGAATTCCGACCAATCATTGCCGACAAAGGACAAGGCCCATGGCTGA
- a CDS encoding GlcG/HbpS family heme-binding protein — MAELTLDIARKILDAALAKGVEKKLKPLVVTILDARGAVKVTAAQDGTSLMRAEIAHGKAYGALALGMGSRALFQRAQEQAYFIDSVNTLAQGRLVPVPGGVLIMDGATLLGAVGVSGDTSDNDEICAVAGIEAAGLKANAG; from the coding sequence ATGGCTGAACTCACTCTCGACATTGCCCGCAAGATTCTGGATGCCGCACTCGCCAAGGGCGTCGAGAAGAAGCTGAAGCCGCTGGTCGTCACCATCCTCGACGCGCGCGGCGCGGTGAAGGTGACGGCGGCGCAGGACGGCACCAGCCTGATGCGGGCCGAGATCGCCCACGGCAAGGCCTATGGCGCGCTGGCGCTCGGGATGGGATCGCGCGCCCTGTTTCAGCGCGCGCAAGAGCAGGCCTATTTCATCGATTCCGTGAACACGCTGGCGCAGGGCCGGCTGGTGCCGGTCCCCGGCGGCGTGCTGATCATGGACGGAGCCACCCTGCTCGGCGCCGTCGGCGTCAGCGGCGACACCTCGGACAATGACGAGATCTGCGCCGTGGCCGGCATCGAAGCCGCCGGCCTGAAGGCCAATGCGGGCTAG
- a CDS encoding enoyl-CoA hydratase/isomerase family protein, whose protein sequence is MTDNSVLLEKRGQAFWITINRPDKRNALNAGVIAGIARGYREAHDDKDVRVIVLTGADDKAFCAGADLQNSGAAFSMDFSRPNVDYADLLRLSQNATKPAIARVGGVCMAGGMGLLCMTDMAVAGDQVIFGLPEVKVGVFPMQVLSLLQSIAPPRLVNEWALTGEPFDAKTAQAAGLLNYVVPTAELDAKVDWLIGRIVDKSPTAIRRGKYAMRAIASMSFDESIAYTESQIALLAMTEDAKEGLKAFGEKRKPTWTGR, encoded by the coding sequence ATGACCGACAACAGCGTTCTTCTCGAGAAGCGCGGACAGGCGTTCTGGATCACCATCAACCGGCCGGACAAGCGCAACGCGCTCAATGCCGGTGTGATCGCGGGCATCGCCAGGGGCTATCGCGAGGCGCATGACGACAAGGACGTGCGCGTCATCGTGCTGACGGGTGCGGACGACAAGGCGTTCTGCGCCGGCGCCGATCTGCAGAACAGCGGCGCGGCGTTCTCGATGGATTTCTCGCGTCCGAATGTCGACTACGCCGATTTGTTGCGGCTGTCGCAGAACGCGACCAAGCCTGCGATCGCGCGGGTCGGCGGCGTCTGCATGGCCGGCGGCATGGGCCTGCTGTGCATGACCGACATGGCGGTGGCCGGCGATCAGGTGATCTTCGGTCTGCCCGAGGTGAAGGTCGGCGTGTTTCCGATGCAGGTGCTGAGCCTGCTGCAGTCGATCGCTCCGCCGCGCCTCGTCAACGAATGGGCGCTGACCGGCGAGCCGTTCGACGCCAAGACGGCGCAGGCCGCGGGTCTTCTCAACTACGTCGTGCCGACGGCCGAGCTCGACGCCAAGGTCGATTGGCTGATCGGCCGCATCGTCGACAAGTCGCCGACCGCGATCCGTCGCGGCAAATATGCGATGCGGGCGATCGCGTCGATGTCGTTCGACGAAAGCATCGCCTACACCGAAAGCCAGATCGCGCTGCTTGCGATGACCGAGGATGCCAAGGAAGGCCTCAAGGCCTTCGGCGAGAAGCGCAAGCCGACCTGGACGGGACGCTGA